Proteins encoded in a region of the Polyodon spathula isolate WHYD16114869_AA chromosome 9, ASM1765450v1, whole genome shotgun sequence genome:
- the dgat2 gene encoding diacylglycerol O-acyltransferase 2, which yields MKTIIAAYSGVLRGTGANFLSAIQDLPSVPWPSKSKVLKQLQIISVMQWVLSFLVMGAVCTVGLMYLFFTDCWLIAALYIAWLVFDWNTPRQGGRRSSWVRNWTVWKFFRDYFPIRLIKTHALLPSRNYIFGYHPHGIFCFGAFCNFGTEATGFSKKFPGIRPHLATLAGNFRLPLLRDYLMSGGICPVNRNSMDYILSRNGTGNAVVIVVGGAAESLECVPGKHSVTLKNRKGFVKLALQQGADLVPVYSFGENEVYKQIVFEEGSWGRYLQRKFQKLMGFAPCFFHGCGIFSTNSWGLVPYCKDINTVVGEPITVPKIESPSQNEVDLYHDMYVQSLLKLFDRYKLKFGLLETDTLALH from the exons ATGAAGACAATCATTGCAGCGTATTCTGGCGTGCTACGAG GTACTGGAGCCAATTTCCTGTCTGCCATCCAGGATTTGCCTTCGGTTCCCTGGCCCTCCAAGTCAAAGGTTTTGAAGCAGCTGCAGATTATCTCTGTGATGCAATGGGTCCTGTCCTTCCTTGTAATGG gtgctgtgtgcactgtgggTCTGATGTACCTGTTCTTCACGGACTGCTGGCTCATTGCTGCCTTGTACATTGCTTGGCTGGTCTTCGACTGGAATACTCCAAGACAAG GAGGAAGAAGGTCATCTTGGGTCAGGAACTGGACTGTCTGGAAATTCTTCAGAGATTACTTTCCCATCAGA CTCATTAAAACCCACGCCTTGCTGCCCAGCCGGAATTACATTTTCGGGTACCACCCGCACGGGATCTTCTGCTTCGGAGCCTTCTGCAACTTCGGGACGGAAGCAACTGGCTTCTCCAAGAAGTTCCCTGGGATCCGCCCTCACCTGGCAACCCTAGCTGGGAACTTCCGATTGCCACTCCTCCGGGATTACCTGATGTCTGGAG GTATTTGTCCTGTGAATCGCAATTCCATGGACTACATCCTGTCCCGCAATGGAACTGGGAATGCTGTGGTGATTGTTGTGGGCGGAGCGGCGGAATCCCTGGAGTGTGTTCCTGGGAAGCACTCGGTCACTCTGAAAAACCGCAAAGGGTTTGTGAAGCTGGCCTTGCAGCAAGG tGCTGATCTGGTCCCCGTGTATTCATTTGGGGAGAATGAAGTGTACAAGCAGATCGTCTTCGAGGAGGGCTCTTGGGGGAGGTATCTGCAGAGGAAGTTCCAGAAGCTCATGGGTTTCGCTCCTTGCTTCTTTCACGGCTGTGGGATCTTCTCGACCAACAGCTGGGGACTGGTGCCCTACTGCAAAGACATCAACACTGTTG TTGGAGAACCTATCACAGTCCCAAAGATAGAAAGCCCCAGCCAGAATGAAGTGGATCTTTACCACGACATGTACGTGCAGAGCCTCCTCAAACTGTTTGACAGATACAAGCTGAAGTTTGGTCTGCTGGAGACAGACACCCTGGCTCTGCACTAG